A window of Theropithecus gelada isolate Dixy chromosome 14, Tgel_1.0, whole genome shotgun sequence contains these coding sequences:
- the LOC112607146 gene encoding olfactory receptor 8J1, with the protein MAPENFTRVTEFILTGVSDCPELQIPLFLVFLVLYVLTLAGNLGIITLTSVDSRLQTPMYFFLRQLAIINLGNSTVIAPKMLINFLVKKKTISFYECATQLGGFLFFIVSEVMMLAVMAYDRYVAICNPLLYMVVVSRRLCLLLVSLTYLYGFSTAIVVSSCVFSVSYCSSNIINHFYCDNVPLLALSCSETYLPETVVFISAATNVVGSLIIVLVSYFNIVLSILKIRSSEGRKKAFSTCASHMMSVTVFYGTLLFMYVQPRSNHSLDTDKMASVFYTLVVPMLNPLIYSLRNKDVKAALQRFMTNPRYFF; encoded by the coding sequence ATGGCTCCTGAAAATTTCACCAGGGTCACCGAGTTTATTCTCACAGGTGTCTCTGACTGTCCAGAGCTCCAAATTCCCCTCTTCCTGGTCTTCCTGGTGCTCTATGTGCTGACCTTGGCAGGGAACCTGGGCATCATCACCCTCACCAGTGTTGACTCTCGACTTCAAACCCCCATGTACTTTTTCCTGCGACAGCTGGCTATCATCAATCTCGGTAACTCTACTGTCATTGCCCCTAAAATGCTGATTAACtttttagtaaagaagaaaactatCTCATTCTATGAATGTGCCACCCAGCTGGGAGGGTTCTTGTTCTTTATTGTATCAGAGGTAATGATGCTGGCTGTGATGGCCTATGACCGCTATGTGGCCATTTGTAACCCTCTGCTCTACATGGTGGTGGTGTCTCGGCGGCTCTGCCTCCTGCTAGTCTCCCTCACATACCTCTATGGCTTTTCCACAGCTATTGTGGTTTCATCTTGTGTATTCTCTGTGTCTTACTGCTCTTCTAATATAATCAATCATTTTTACTGTGATAATGTTCCTCTGTTAGCATTATCTTGCTCTGAAACTTACTTACCAGAAACAGTTGTCTTTATATCTGCAGCTACAAATGTGGTTGGTTCCTTGATTATAGTTCTAGTATCTTATTTCAACATTGTTTTGTCTATTCTAAAAATACGTTcatcagaaggaaggaaaaaagcctTTTCTACCTGTGCTTCACATATGATGTCAGTCACAGTTTTTTATGGGACATTGCTATTCATGTATGTGCAGCCTCGAAGCAACCATTCATTGGATACTGATAAGATGGCTTCTGTGTTTTACACGTTGGTGGTTCCTATGCTGAATCCCTTGATCTACAGCCTGAGAAATAAGGATGTGAAGGCTGCTCTACAGAGATTCATGACAAATCCgcgctattttttttaa
- the LOC112607202 gene encoding olfactory receptor 8K1, with protein sequence MNHMVKHNHTAVTKVTEFILMGITDNPGLQAPLFGLFLIIYLVTVIGNLGMVILTYLDSKLHTPMYFFLRHLSITDLGYSTVIAPKMLVNFIVHKNTISYNWCATQLAFFEIFIISELFILSAMAYDRYVAICKPLLYVIIMAEKVLWVLVIVPYLYSTFVSLFLTIKLFKLSFCGSNIISYFYCDCIPLMSILCSDTNELELIILIFSGCNLLFSLSIVLISYMFILVAILRMNSREGRYKAFSTCSSHLTVVIVFYGTLLFIYLQPKSSHTLAIDKMASVFYTLAIPMLNPLIYSLRNKEVKDALKRTLTNRFKIPT encoded by the coding sequence ATGAACCACATGGTGAAACACAATCACACAGCAGTGACCAAGGTGACTGAATTTATTCTCATGGGGATTACAGACAACCCTGGGCTGCAGGCTCCACTGTTTGGACTCTTCCTCATCATATATTTGGTCACAGTGATAGGCAATCTGGGCATGGTTATCTTGACCTACTTGGACTCCAAGCTACATACCCCCATGTACTTTTTCCTTAGACATTTGTCAATTACTGATCTTGGTTACTCCACTGTCATTGCCCCAAAGATGTTAGTAAACTTCATAGTGcacaaaaatacaatttcttaCAATTGGTGTGCCACTCAGCTAGCATTCTTTGAGATTTTCATCATCTCCGAGCTCTTTATTCTATCAGCAATGGCCTATGATCGCTACGTAGCCATCTGTAAACCTCTTCTGTACGTGATCATCATGGCAGAGAAAGTACTTTGGGTGCTGGTAATTGTTCCCTATCTCTATAGCACGTTTGTGTCACTATTTCTCACAATTAAGTTATTTAAACTGTCCTTCTGTGGCTCAAACATAATCAGCTATTTTTACTGTGACTGCATCCCTTTGATGTCCATACTCTGTTCTGACACAAATGAATTAGAATTAATCATTTTGATCTTCTCAGGCTGTAATTTGCTCTTCTCCCTCTCAATTGTTCTCATATCCTACATGTTTATTCTAGTAGCCATTCTCAGAATGAACTCAAGGGAAGGGAGGTACAAAGCCTTCTCCACCTGTAGCTCTCATCTGACAGTGGTGATCGTGTTCTATGGgacattgttatttatttacttgcaaCCCAAGTCCAGTCATACTTTGGCTATTGATAAAATGGCCTCGGTGTTTTACACCCTGGCGATTCCTATGCTGAATCCATTGATCTACAGCCTAAggaacaaagaagtaaaagatgcTCTAAAGAGAACTTTAACCAATCGATTCAAAATTCCCACTTAA